In the Halorubrum ruber genome, CGTCGGCGTCGAGCGGTTCCGCGTCGTCGCCGGCCGGTTCGACCGGCTCGTCCGCGAGCGGTGAGGACATACCCCACGTTAGGCGACGAGCGGTTTGTACCTTCCGCGGGCGAGCCCCACCGATCCCGACGAGCGGAGCCCGGGAACTCACCGGAGCCGCGAGAGCGCGTCGCGGACCGTCCGCCGCAGTCGGGCAAGTCGTCCGTCGCTGCCGTCCTCGTCGCTCCCCGCCGCGCCCGGCTCCGAGAGCTCCCAGCCCGCCTTCTCGGCGGCCTCGTCGACCCGCAGGAACTCGTAGCCGGTCTCGGACGCGACGCGCTCGTCCGCGCGGGTGGTGCCGACGAACACGTACCGCGGGGCGGCGCTCTCCTCGCGGACGTCCGCGAGCGTTCCCCACTTGTCCCAGTTCGTGAGTTCGTAGTCGTTGTCGACCCCGTGGTCGCTGGCGAACGCCGCGACCTGCTCCGCCTCGTTCGCGACGATACCGACGTGGCGGCTCCACCGGCGCGCGTCGGCAAACGCCGCGGCCGGGTCGGCGAGCGACCGCGCGGCGCCGAGCGAGAAGACGAGCGTCACGTCGCCGTCACCGGGGTCCGTCGCGTCGATTCCCATCTCGTTCGGCGGGAGGCGACCCGCGGCCTAAACGCTGTGGGGAGGCTTTTGTCCGGGCGCCTCCTCGGCCCCGACGATGGAGTTCGAATCTACCTTCGGCACGGCCGCGCCGCTCCTCGGCATGGTCCACCTCCCGCCGCTCCCCGGCGCCCCCGAGCGCCGGACGACGGGCGGGAGGCGATGCGCGCGGCGGTCGAGCGGGCCGCGAGCGACGCGCGGGCGCTCGACCGCGGCGGCGTCGACGGGATCGTGATCGAGAACTTCGGCGACGCGCCCTTCTACCCCGACGAGGTTCCGCCCCACGTCGTCGCCGCGGTCACCCGCGCAGCGACTGCGGTCGCCGACGAAACCGACCTCCCGCTCGGGATCAACGTCCTCCGGAACGACGCCGAGGCCGCCCTCTCGGTCGCCGCCGCGGTCGGTGCCGACTTCGTCCGCGTGAACGTCCACACCGGCGCCCGCGTGACCGATCAGGGGATCGTCCAAGGTCGCGCCCACGAGACGCTCCGCCTGCGCGACCGCCTCGGCGTCGACGTGGGCGTCTTCGCCGACACCGACGTGAAACACTCGGCGCCGCTGACGCCGGCGGGCTACACCGCCGAGTCGTTCGCGGACACCGCCGAGCGCGGCCTCGCCGACGCCGTCATCGCCTCCGGGTCCGGGACCGGCGAGGCGGTCGACGACGACGCCCTCGAATCGGTCGTCGCCGAGCGTGACCGCCACGGCCTCGACACGCCGGTCCTCGTCGGCAGCGGCGTCACGCCGGAGACGGTCGCCGACTTGCTCGGCGTCGCGGACGGCGCGGTCGTCGGCACCGCGCTCAAGGAGAGCGGCGAGACGACGGCCCCAGTCGATGCCGACCGCGTCGCCGACCTCGTCGCTGCCGCCGACGCGGTTCGCTGATCCGTCCGAGTCCCCTCCTCGCTACCGGCTCCCGTCGGGGCCGAGTCCCCGCTCCGCGAGGAACGATTCGACCTCGCTCCGCGTCGGGAGTCCGGGCTGCGTGAACCGGCTCGTGCAGTTGATCGCGGCGACCGCGGCGGCGAACCTGACGCCGGAGGCGACGCCGTCGCGAGCGGCAGATGAATCCGCGGACGCTTTCGCCGATTCCCCCGCGATCCACCGGTCGATAAGCCCGGCGGTGAACGCGTCGCCGGCCCCGGTCGTGTCGACCGTCTCGACGTCGAACGCGTCGAACTCGGTCACCTCGCCCCCGGCGACCGCCGTCATTCCGTCCGCGCCGTGCGTGAGGACCGCGCGGGGCCACGTCGGGCCGCGTCGCGACCGAGACGCCGATCCCGACTCGGGGCCGGCGTCGGTCGGGGCGGTCTGCGCGTCCGCGATCCGCTCGACCGCCGCCTCCGCCGAGCCGAAGAACGCGGGCGCGGCGACCCCGTCGGCGACGAACAGGTCGGCACGGTGGAGGAACCGGTAGATCGTCGCCGGTTCCGTCCCGCGCCCGATCAGCTCCTCGACGGACCCGGAGAGGTCGAAGATCAGCGCAGGCGGGCTACCACCTGCGTCGGCCGCGCCCTTCCGGAGCGACTCGACCCGGTCGAGCACCCGCCGCGCCGCGCGGTCGGGGGCGTAGGCGGTGAGGAAGACGGCGTCGGCGTCGGCCATCGCCGCGAGCGCGTCGTCGTCGAGCCGGAGGCCGCGGAAGCTCTCGCCCGCGGTGACGATGGCGCGCTCCCCGTCGGGGTCGCAGAGGATGAGCGACCGCGTGTGGGGGTCGTCGCCGACCGCGACGTGGGTCCCGTCCACGCCGGTCTCGGCGAGGTACGCCAGCGCGCGCCGCCCGTACTCGTCGTCGCCGACGCGGCTGACGAGGCCGGCGTCGCGGCCGAGACGGTCGAGCGCGACCGCGACGTTGGCGCCGACGCCGCCGAACGCGGACGTGACCTCGCCGGCGAACGCGCCGCCGTCCGGCTCTGGGAGGTTGCTGACCGCGTACCACTCGTCGATGGCAGCGGCGCCGACCGAGAGAATCGCCGGCGAACCCCCCTCCGCGGCGTCGCCGGCGTCCGACTCCGGCGTCACGACTCGCGGAAGAAGGAGTCGTGGACCGCCATCGCGGCGTCGACGGCGATCGGGCCCTCGACGGTCGTGTCGCCGTCCGCGCGCCGGATCACCTCTTCGAGGGGGATCGGCACCACGCCGCCGGAGAGCTCGCCGAGCGTCTCGCCGTCGACGCCGAAGACGACCCGCCCGATCCCCGCGTAGTGGATCGCGGTCGCGCACATCGGGCACGGCTCGGTGCTGGCGTACATCGTACACGCCGCCAGCTCGTCGGCGTCGAGCTCGCGCGCGGCCCACCGCGCCAGCGTCAGTTCCGGATGCGCCGCCACGTCGCCCTCGGTCCGCGTCTCGTTGCGCGCCTCGCTGACGACCTCGCCGTCGAGGACGAGCAGCGCGCCGAACGGAGTGTTGCCTGCCTCGACGGCCGCCTCCGAGAGCCCGATCGCTCGCTCCACGTACTCGCGGTCGGTCGGGTCGTCGGGGAGATCGTCGAGGTCCCGAAACTCGCCGGCGTCGCCGGGCGCGTCCGCGTCTGTCATACCCCCCTGTTCGCCTCCGGGTACCTAACGGTTGGTACCGCCGTCGTCGGACGACTTCGGGCGGTCGTCGTCGGGCGGCCTCGAGTCCCCTCCGTTCGAGTCGGTCGGATCCCCCACACCCTGCGACTCCCGCACGTCACGGAGCGCGTCGACCGCGTCGTCGGTGGCGCTCGCGGTCCGCGTCTCGGTGGCGGCCGCGGGGTCGAGGCCGTCGGGTTGGTCATCGTTGGTCGCGGTTTCGTCGGCCTCGTCGGCGTCGCTCGCTTCCGTCTCGTCGCCCGGTTCGTCCGCGCCGTCGGCTTCGTCCGCGCCGAAGAGCCACGCGCGGACCGCGTCGATGAATCCCATGGGTCTGTGTGGTCGTCGTCAGTAGTTCCTGAACAGCAGCGCGCGCACGTCGTCTTTCGTCCGCGCCGTCTCGACGCTCCCGTCGGGGAGGTCGACCTCGTACCGCGCGTCGCCGTCCCCCTCTCGCCACTTGTCGGCGTGGGTGTCGAGGAGGCTCATCATCGCGTCCAGCTGTCCGGCGCCGCCGTCGTCGTCGCTTCCGGTACTGTCTCCACCGGCGTCATCTTCGCTTGCTTCGTCCTCGACCGAGTCGTTTTCGTCAGCGGCGTCCTCGACTGGCTCATCCGCGGCCTCGCCCGCGTCGAGGTCGACGTCGACGCGCGCGAAGGGGTCGGCGGCGAGGGTCTCGGCCGCGTCGAGGATCGCGTCGACGAGCTCGTCCTTCGTCATCTCGCTGCGCCCGGTGACGTCGAAGGCGGCGGCGATGTCGGACAGGTCCATCGGGTCATCCGGGTCGGGGTCGGCGTCCCGTCGGTTCCGCGCCGAGAGGAGTTCGCGGGCGCGGTCACGGTCGAACGGGGCCGCGTCGGCCGCCGCCGCTTCGCTCACGGCGTCGGTCGGCTCGTCGCCGGTGTCGGCGCCACTCTCGTCGCCGGTGTCGGCGCCACTCTCGTCGCCGGTGTCGGCGCCGCCCTCGTCGCTCGTCGGCGCCGCGACGCGTTCGGGGTCGTCGACGGCGTCCGCGAGGTCGAGCAGGTACGCGAGCGCGTCCTCGCGGTCGACGGAGGCGTACGGGCCGGCGTGGGCCGCTTCCAGCTCCTCGCGGAGCGCTTCGATCCGGTCGGCGTGGTCGTCGGTGATGTCGAGCGTGGGCATAGTGTGGGTCCGGGGCTACTGGTTCTGTGGCTCGGGCGGCTACTGGTTCTCCTCGAAGCGCGCGAGCGCGTCCGCCCAGCTCTCGGCGAACTCCGGCTCGCCGGAGTGGTCGGCCTCGACGTCGGCGTAGCCGCAGTCGTCGCAGGCGACGGCGGTGGCGGCGCCGAGCGAGAGCGACGACAGCTCGGCGCCGCAGCGGGGGCACTCGTGCGACACGGATTCTCGCGTGGAACCTCGTCGCCCGCGGTGAAAAACGCACGGGTCGGGTGGGGGCGTCGACGGGCGGGAACGCGATCGGAGCGGCGGGCGGACGGTGCGCCGCCGGGGGTAACAGTCATTACACTCGGCGGAAACGTTCGGATATGAGCGAAGCGGACGCCGAGAACGTCCTCATCGAGTACTACCGTCGCTACGTCGGCGACCCGGACCGAACGATCGACGTGTACGCCGGCTTCGGGCTGTTCTCCGCCGGCATCGCGCTCGGGGTGATCGGGGTCGTCGTGTTCCTCTACAGCGCGACGCTCGACCCGACCGCGGCCTCGACGTTCGCGGTCCGCGAGGTCGCCGCGGTCGCGGGCGCCGTGGGGCTCCCCGCGCTGCTGTTCGGCATCGTCGTTCTCCTGCCGGTCGACCGCCGGATGCTGTACCTCGCGGGCGCCGGGATCGCGGTCACGCTCGCCGCCACGGGCGCGTTCACATGGGCGTACCCGCACAACTGGAACGTCGTCGTCAACACGGACTACAGCGCGCAGATCGTCGCCGTCTACGCGCTCGGACTGGTGGCGGTCATCGGCGCCACGGGCGGCGCCTTGGTCGCACACCGCGTCGAGCGCGTCGCGGGCGGCGAAGCCGTGAGTAGCGCGGCGGGCGGTGCGGGCACCGGGGGTGGCGCCGCGGACGCGAGTGGCGGGTCGGGGTCGGAAGCGACCGGATCCGGCGGCGAGGCGGTCACCGAGGAGTCGGTTCGCGCGGACATCGAGCGCGAGCTTGAGGACGCGGAGCTGACGTGGGGCGGCGTCGAGCGCTCCGAGACGCGCCGGCTGGAGCTGAACACGAGCGCGGTCGACGAGGCCGACGTCGACGCCGAGAAGCTCGCGGGGTCGGCGACCGAGACCCGGACGACCTCCGGCACGGTCAACGACGCGGTCTCCGAGTTGAAGGGGCTCCAGGGCGGGGACGTGAAGACCGACAGCGGCGAGGGGACCGACGACCAGGCCGCGAAGCTCCGCGAGCTGCGCGAGCAGCAGCGGAAGGAGGCCGAGGCGGAGGCCGAGGAGGACGGTTCGGTCGTCGACAGGATCAAGGGACTGTTCGGCTGAATCGGACGAATCGCGTTCGGTGTTATTTATAAGGAGATGGCTCGGCGGAGAACATCGGTGAACTCCCAGAAGGTCGCTTATAAATGACTGATAGCGGATCGGTGACGAACACCGCCAAAGCCCCAGCCGCTCACTTATAAATAAGCGACTATAGATCGGCGGTAGACACCGCCAAACTCCCAGAAGGTCGTTTATAAATAACCGACTGTAGATCGGCGACGAACACCGCCAAAGCCCCAGCCGCGAGGAGCGCGGACGCTCGCTGCGGTCCTCGGTCACTCGCTCCGCTCGTTCCCTGCGGTCCTTACGTCGTCATCAGAACGCTTCGCGTTCTGATTGGCTCACGAGAGCTCCGCTCTCGTGAACGCCTCCGCGCTCCTCGCGACTGCCCCTTTGAGTCCCGCCCCACTCAGCACCGCACCTCACGCCTCCCCAGCCTCGTCGCTCCCTCCGCTTCGCTCCGGTCGCGACTCCCTCGCGCGTGCTGCCTCGCGGCCGCCGAGGGCGGCCGCTCGCAGGCACGCGCCACCGCATCACCTCGTTTATTTATAAACGATCCACCCCTGACGCCCACGATTTATATCCGACGGCGGGGAGGCCTCGACATGGCCAGACGAAGCCTGCTGTTCTCGCCCGGCGACAGCCCCGATCTCATGCGGAAGGCGCCCGGCGCCGGCGCCGACGTGATCTGCTTCGACCTCGAAGACGCCGTCGCCCCCGGCCGGAAGGACGAGGCGAGGGCGGCCGTCGGCGAGGTCCTCGCGGACCCCTCGTTCGACCCCGACGCGGAGGTCTGCGTGCGGCTGACCGCCGAGGCGCCCGCGTCCGACCTCGACGGCGTGCTGGGGGGAGGTAGCGAGGACGGGACCGGTGACGGAACCGGCGACGGGACCGACGACGTCCGCCTCGACGCCGTGATGCTCCCGAAGGTCGAGGCCGCGGATCGGGTCGAACGCGTCGCCGACCTCTGCGTCGAGCGCGGGCGCGACCTCGCGGTCTTCGCGCTCGTCGAGACCGCGGCGGGAGTGCTCTCTGCGCAGTCGATCGCGGCCGCGGACGCGACCGACGCGCTCGTGTTCGGCGCGGAGGACCTCGCGGCCGACGTGGGCGCGACCCGGACCGAGGAGGGGACGGAGGTGCTGTACGCCCGCGAACACGTCGTCCTCGCGGCGAGCGCGGCCGACGTCGACGCGATCGACACGGTGTACACGGACTTCTCCGACGAGGCGGGGCTCCGCGAGGACGCGGCGTTCGCGCGGCGGCTCGGCTACGACGGGAAGCTCGCGATCCACCCGGCGCAGGTGGCGCCGATCACCGAGGCGTTCACGCCGGATCCCGAGGACGTCGAGTGGGCCGAGGCCGTCCTCGACGCGCGCGACGAGGCGGAACGGGAGGGCCGAGCCGTCTTCCAGGTCGACGGCGAGATGATCGACGCCCCGTTGATCGCGCAGGCGGAGCGGATCCTCGACCGGGCGCCCGACGGCGACCGCTGAGGCCGGGTCGCCCGTCCGCGCTGCCTTCGAGTCGCCCGTCCGCGCTATCTTCGAGTCGCCCGTCCGCGCTTCCGGGGTGGCTGTGTGCGGTGTCGACACACACAATTTCCGTACCGGTCGTCACAGTTAACCTCCGGCCGCCGGCACGTGATGGTATGTCTTCTGAGGCGAACCCGTTCGAGAGTCTGCGAGAGCAGGTGGACGACGCCGCGGCGGTCGTCGACGCCGACCCAGGCGTCATCGAGCGCCTGCAGAACCCGGAACGGGTGTTAGAGACGAACCTGACGTTCGAGCGCGACGACGGCACTCTGGAGACCGTCCGCGCGTACCGCTCGCAGTTCAACGGCGACCGGGGGCCGTACAAGGGCGGGATCCGCTATCACCCGGGCGTCACCCGCGACGAGGTGAAGGCGCTGTCCGGCTGGATGGCGTACAAGTGCGCCGTCGTCGACGTCCCCTACGGCGGCGGAAAAGGGGGAATTGCGATCGACCCGGCCGACTACTCGGAGGCCGAATTAGAGCGGATGACGCGCGCGTTCGCGACCGAACTCCGCCCGCTGATCGGCGAGGACCGCGACATCCCCGCGCCGGACGTCAACACCGGCCAGCGGGAGATGAACTGGATCAAAGACACCTACGAGACCCTCGAAAACACCACCGCGCCCGGCGTCATCACGGGGAAGGCGCTCGACTCCGGCGGCAGCGAGGGCCGTGTCGAGGCGACCGGCCGCTCCGTGGCGCTGTCGGCCCGCGAGGCGTTCGACTGGCTCGACCGCGACCTCGCGGGCGCGACGGTCGCCGTTCAGGGGTACGGCAACGCCGGCTCCGTGGCCGCCGCGCTGCTCGACGACCTCGGCGCGAGCGTGGTCGCGGTCTCCGACTCTTCTGGAGGAATCCACGACCCCGACGGGTTCGACCCGCGCGAGGTGAAGGCGCACAAGGCCGAGACCGGCTCGGTGACGGGCTACGCCGGCACCGAAGCGCTCACGAACGACGAGCTGCTCACGCTCGACGTCGACTGCCTCGTCCCGGCCGCGCTGGAGAACGCGGTCGACGAAGAGCTCGCGGCGGACGTCGACGCGAAGCTGGTCGTCGAGGCGGCCAACGGGCCGCTCACGCCCGGCGCCGACGACGTGCTCGCCGAGCGCGACGTCCACGTCGTTCCCGACATCCTCGCGAACGCGGGCGGTGTCACCGTCTCCTACTTCGAGTGGGTCCAGAACCGACAGCGGTTCAGCTGGACCGAGGAGCGCGTCAACGAGGAGCTGGAACGCGTGATCACGGACGCGTTCGACACGCTCGTCGACACCTACGAGTCGAACGACGTCCACAACCTCCGCACCGCGGCGTACGTCGTCGGCATCGGCCGGATCGTGGACGCGTACGATCAGGCCGGTAGCTGGCCGTAGCGGGCAGATTCGACCGCTTCAGAAACAGCTTCGACTCACTCCAGCCGCGCGTCCCGGATCTCGACGTGCCCGCGGTCGCCCTCCCACACCGCGTCGTACGTGAGGTCGATGCGACGGTCCATGTGGGGGCCGTCGACGACGTACGTCTCGAACTCCCCCCCTCGCCGAGCGGGTGGACGCCGTACTCCTCGCGGAGTTCGAGCAGCTCGTCGAGCGCGTCCGCGTCGAACCGCCGCCCGAGCCACGACTCGTCGAGGCCGTACGCCGCCACCTGGACGATCCGGATCTCGAAGCCGGCGTCGAACATTTGCTCCGCGAGTTCGACCGGGTCTTCCTGCCACAGCGGCGCGAACAGATCGATCCCGAGACGGTCGCACATCGCCTGAATCCGGTTCGTCTGGAACTCGCTCTCGACGGCGCCGGCCGTGACACCCGCGAGGTCGACGTCGTCCGCGGCGGCGAGCTCGCGGAGCGCGGCCTCCATCGGCTCCAGTTCGGCGTCGCCCTGCGCGCCCGCGTCGTCGACGTCGTCCGCGCCGAAGTCGTCGGGCGACACCTCCACGAGGTCGATCCCGACGCTCTCGGCCGCGAGCGCGGCGAGCTCCGTCGCCGGCGTGTGGTACATGTACGAGTCGCCGGCGGGGTGGACGGTCAGGAGTCGGGAGACGTCGAGGCCCTCCTCCAACGCGCGGTACAGCGCCCACGAGGAGTCCTTGCCGCCCGAAAAGAGGCTCAGCCAGTCGTCGGTCATTGGCGAGGGAACGCCCGGCCCACGTAAATCGTCGACGGTCCCGGTTGACGACCGTCGACTGTCGGCTGTCGGACGCGTCGATCTGTCGATCGAACAGTAATATCCCCGCGAGTTATCCGGAAATCCAGTATTATTAATGAAAAATGATAAACTATTAGCGACGGTGCGTCGGAGTTCGCGTATGGAAGACCGATCGAAGTCGACGTTCGAGACGCTCGCCGTCACCGAGGGCGAAGAGCCGTTCGAGAACGGGAGCGAGGCGGGCGACGTCGTCTCGCCGATTCACCTCTCGTCGACGTTCGCCCTGCCGGGCCTCGACACCGAGATGAGACTGGATGACGTCGACCCGGCCGCCGGCGAGTTCGTCTACGGCCGGCTGTCGAATCCCACCCGACACGCGCTGGAGACCCGAATCGCCGCGCTCGAAGGCGGCGCTCACGGGGCCGCGTTCGCCTCGGGCACCGCGGCGATATTCACGACGCTGCTCGCTCGGCTGACCCCCGGCGACCACGTCGTCGCCTTCGAGGACCTGTACGCCGGCACCCGTCGGATGCTCGACGACGTGTTCCGGTCGCGCCTCGGTGTCGACGTCACGTACGTCGACGCGACGGACACAGCGAACGTGGCGGCCGCGCTCCGCGAGGAGACCGCCGTCGTCTGGATGGAGTCGCCGACGAACCCCAAGCTCGCGCTGTGTGACATCGCCGGTATCGCCGACCTGGTCGCGGACCGAGACGTGCTGTTCGGCGTGGACAACACGTTCGCGAGCCCGTACTTCCAGCGCCCGCTCGAACTGGGCGCCGACGTCGTCGCGCACAGCACGACGAAATACCTCAACGGTCACTCCGACGCCATCGCCGGCGCGGTCGTCACCGACGACGACGCGCTGGCCGAGGAGATTCGGTTCCTCCAGCAAGTCGGCGTGGGCGCTGTCAGCGGACCGTTCGACAGCTACCTCGTGTTACGCGGCACCAAGACGCTCGCCGCGCGGATGGAGAGACACGAGGCGAACGCGACGGCCGTCGCCGAGTTCCTCGACGGACGGGTGGAGGTGAGCGACGTGTACTACCCGGGGCTGTCGAGTCATCCCGACCACGAGCTCGCCCGCGAGCAGATGTCCGGGTTCGGCGGGATCCTCTCGTTCGAACTCGACGGGACGATAGACGACGCGAAGCGGTTCGTCGAGGCGCTGACTGAGTTCACGCTCGCGGTCTCCGTCGGCGGCGTCGAGAGCCTGATCGAGCTGCCGGCCGCGATGACTCACGAACCGCTCTCGCCCGCGGAGCGGGAAGTGCTCGGGATCTCGGACACGTTGCTCCGCGTGTCGGTCGGCATCGAAGGGGTAGACGACCTGATCGCGGATTTAAAAGGCGGGTTCGACGCGATGAATCGTCGCACGACGACGCCGTCGGCCGACCGCTGACGCCGCGGCGAGCGCGCTGCTTCAGCGTAATTCAAGGTGGAGCCCCCGACCTCAAGGAGCGACCGAAGGGAGCGAGTAGGCCGGGGAGGGAACCGACATGATACCGTCATTACCACGTTCTA is a window encoding:
- a CDS encoding HpcH/HpaI aldolase/citrate lyase family protein — translated: MARRSLLFSPGDSPDLMRKAPGAGADVICFDLEDAVAPGRKDEARAAVGEVLADPSFDPDAEVCVRLTAEAPASDLDGVLGGGSEDGTGDGTGDGTDDVRLDAVMLPKVEAADRVERVADLCVERGRDLAVFALVETAAGVLSAQSIAAADATDALVFGAEDLAADVGATRTEEGTEVLYAREHVVLAASAADVDAIDTVYTDFSDEAGLREDAAFARRLGYDGKLAIHPAQVAPITEAFTPDPEDVEWAEAVLDARDEAEREGRAVFQVDGEMIDAPLIAQAERILDRAPDGDR
- a CDS encoding trans-sulfuration enzyme family protein, which translates into the protein MEDRSKSTFETLAVTEGEEPFENGSEAGDVVSPIHLSSTFALPGLDTEMRLDDVDPAAGEFVYGRLSNPTRHALETRIAALEGGAHGAAFASGTAAIFTTLLARLTPGDHVVAFEDLYAGTRRMLDDVFRSRLGVDVTYVDATDTANVAAALREETAVVWMESPTNPKLALCDIAGIADLVADRDVLFGVDNTFASPYFQRPLELGADVVAHSTTKYLNGHSDAIAGAVVTDDDALAEEIRFLQQVGVGAVSGPFDSYLVLRGTKTLAARMERHEANATAVAEFLDGRVEVSDVYYPGLSSHPDHELAREQMSGFGGILSFELDGTIDDAKRFVEALTEFTLAVSVGGVESLIELPAAMTHEPLSPAEREVLGISDTLLRVSVGIEGVDDLIADLKGGFDAMNRRTTTPSADR
- a CDS encoding nucleoside deaminase — encoded protein: MTDADAPGDAGEFRDLDDLPDDPTDREYVERAIGLSEAAVEAGNTPFGALLVLDGEVVSEARNETRTEGDVAAHPELTLARWAARELDADELAACTMYASTEPCPMCATAIHYAGIGRVVFGVDGETLGELSGGVVPIPLEEVIRRADGDTTVEGPIAVDAAMAVHDSFFRES
- a CDS encoding DUF7124 domain-containing protein, which produces MGIDATDPGDGDVTLVFSLGAARSLADPAAAFADARRWSRHVGIVANEAEQVAAFASDHGVDNDYELTNWDKWGTLADVREESAAPRYVFVGTTRADERVASETGYEFLRVDEAAEKAGWELSEPGAAGSDEDGSDGRLARLRRTVRDALSRLR
- a CDS encoding DUF7139 domain-containing protein — its product is MSEADAENVLIEYYRRYVGDPDRTIDVYAGFGLFSAGIALGVIGVVVFLYSATLDPTAASTFAVREVAAVAGAVGLPALLFGIVVLLPVDRRMLYLAGAGIAVTLAATGAFTWAYPHNWNVVVNTDYSAQIVAVYALGLVAVIGATGGALVAHRVERVAGGEAVSSAAGGAGTGGGAADASGGSGSEATGSGGEAVTEESVRADIERELEDAELTWGGVERSETRRLELNTSAVDEADVDAEKLAGSATETRTTSGTVNDAVSELKGLQGGDVKTDSGEGTDDQAAKLRELREQQRKEAEAEAEEDGSVVDRIKGLFG
- a CDS encoding carbohydrate kinase family protein; protein product: MTPESDAGDAAEGGSPAILSVGAAAIDEWYAVSNLPEPDGGAFAGEVTSAFGGVGANVAVALDRLGRDAGLVSRVGDDEYGRRALAYLAETGVDGTHVAVGDDPHTRSLILCDPDGERAIVTAGESFRGLRLDDDALAAMADADAVFLTAYAPDRAARRVLDRVESLRKGAADAGGSPPALIFDLSGSVEELIGRGTEPATIYRFLHRADLFVADGVAAPAFFGSAEAAVERIADAQTAPTDAGPESGSASRSRRGPTWPRAVLTHGADGMTAVAGGEVTEFDAFDVETVDTTGAGDAFTAGLIDRWIAGESAKASADSSAARDGVASGVRFAAAVAAINCTSRFTQPGLPTRSEVESFLAERGLGPDGSR
- a CDS encoding Glu/Leu/Phe/Val family dehydrogenase; the encoded protein is MSSEANPFESLREQVDDAAAVVDADPGVIERLQNPERVLETNLTFERDDGTLETVRAYRSQFNGDRGPYKGGIRYHPGVTRDEVKALSGWMAYKCAVVDVPYGGGKGGIAIDPADYSEAELERMTRAFATELRPLIGEDRDIPAPDVNTGQREMNWIKDTYETLENTTAPGVITGKALDSGGSEGRVEATGRSVALSAREAFDWLDRDLAGATVAVQGYGNAGSVAAALLDDLGASVVAVSDSSGGIHDPDGFDPREVKAHKAETGSVTGYAGTEALTNDELLTLDVDCLVPAALENAVDEELAADVDAKLVVEAANGPLTPGADDVLAERDVHVVPDILANAGGVTVSYFEWVQNRQRFSWTEERVNEELERVITDAFDTLVDTYESNDVHNLRTAAYVVGIGRIVDAYDQAGSWP